ATTGGCGAGCCGCGCGCCCGGCCGGTTCAGGATCGGCGGTTGCTGCGCCGAACCGTCCATGCAGTTGGCGCAGGACTGGTCCGGCGCCTGGTACAGGATGTGCCCGTCCGGCGCGGTCACGCTGTCGATCAGCGAGGGCTGCACCTTGCGCCCGTATTCGTCGAGCGCGGCATAGCCGCGGACCATGCGCCACAGCGTGGTGTCGAGCGCGCCGATCGCCGCCGGATAGATCAGCGGCGCGTGCTTCACCACGCCGAATTTCTTGAAATTGGCGATCACGTTGGGCAGCCCGACCCGCCGCACCAGATGCAGCGTGGCCAGGTTGAGCGACTCCTGGATCGCGTAGAACACCGGCACCGGGCCCTGGAAGGAATTCTCGTAATTGCCCGGCCGGTAGATCTGCCCGTCCGACAGGCGCTGGATGAACGGCGCGTCGAGAATCGTCGCATCCGGCTGAACGCCCGCCTGCATCGCGGTCAGATAGTCGAACGGCTTGACGCTGGAGCCGGGCTGCCGATGCGCCTGGATCGCGCGGTTATAGGGGCTGAGCCGGTTGCTCCAGCCGCCGACCATGGCAAGCACCCGCCCGGTCTGCGGATCGAGGCTGAGCATCGCCCCCTCGACCTTCGGCACCTGCTCCAGCGAGACCGTCCCGCCCTTGTCCGGCTTGGGCTCGATCATGATCACATCGCCCGGCTTGAGCATCTGCGCCATGTTGCGCAGCAGCGGCCCGGGACGGCCGTGGATCATCGGCCGCCCCCACTGGATCGCCGCCAGGGTGAGCGTGCCGGTATGCGCCTCCGACGGCGAGTCGCCGTCGAGCCAGCCGATTCGCGCGCGCTGCGCGGTCTCGCTGATCACCACGCCGAGACGCCAGGAGGCGATGAGCCCCTTCGGCGTGTCCTGCCGCGCCAGCGCCCGCGCCCAGCCGGCGGCCAGTTCCCCGGCGCCGATATGCCCGACCGGGCCGTGATAGACGCCGAATTCGTGGTCGTACGACACGAGCCGGTCGCGCATCGCCCGCGTCGCCGCCGCCTGCAGCTTCGGATCGAGGCTGGTGCGGACGATGAGCCCGCCCTCCATCGCCGTCTTGCGGCCGAACATGCGGACCAGCTGCGTCTCCACCGCGCCGACGAAATAGCCCGCACCGGGAATCGACGCCGGCCCGGCAGCCGCCTTTGGCACCAGCGGCGCGGCGAGTGCCTCGCGCGCCTGCGCCGCGGTGATGAACCCGTCCGCCTGCATCTGCCCGATCACCCAGTCCCGCCGGTCGCGGGCGCGCTTGGGGTGAAGGAAGGGGTTGTAATTGGTCGGCGCCTTCGGCAGGCCGCCGAGCATCGCCGCCTCGGCAACGGTCAGCTGCGACAGCGGCTTGTCGAAATAGGCCTGCGCCGCCGCGGCCACGCCCCAGCTGTCCTGGCCGAGGAAGATCTCGTTCAGATACAGGGTCAGGATCTGCTTCTTCGACATCGCCCGGTTGACCCGGACGGCGAGGATCGCCTCCTTGATCTTGCGGGTGAAGTCGATCCGGTTGTCGAGCAGCATGTTCTTGACCACCTGCATCGTGATGGTCGAGGCGCCGAGCGGGCGCTCATGGCTGCCGATCCGGGTCAGGTCGACCACGCCGGCGCGGACGATGGCCAGCGGGTCGATTCCCGGCTCGGTCCAGAAATTCTTGTCCTCGGCCGCGATGAACGCATCGGCGACCAGCGGCGGAATCCGGTCGTAGGGCACATAAATCCGGTGCTGCGTGCCCAGCGCGCCGATCAGGCGGAAATTCTCGGCGTAGATCCGGGTTTCGAGCGGCGGCTCGTAATGGCGCAGCCGGTCCACGCCGGGCAGGCCGCTGCTGAAATAGAAGAACAGCCCGCCGCCCACGAGAACGCCGCCCACCATCCCGACCAGCGCCAGGCGATAGAGGCCGCGCACGAACATCCCGCCCGCAACGCCGGCAAGGCCGGGGCGCTTCCTGGGGGCAGGCTTGCCGCCACGCTTGGGAGGAGTGGGGCCGGCACGGCGCCGCGAATCGGATTTGGCCAGCCGCTCGCCGGCTTTCAGAGGTCGAGACATGGCGGCTCCATAGCACCCAATCTGCAAGATCGCGAATAATCGGGGCGGGATGCTGTGGTTAAATCTCGTCAACGCAATGGTGGCCCTGCGTCACCTTCCGTCGCCGCGCACGGCAGAAACGCGCCGCCGGAGCCTTGCCTATCCCGCCTCCCTTGGCTATAGGCCGCGTCATCGGAGTGTAGCTCAGCCTGGTAGAGCACTGTGTTCGGGACGCAGGGGCCGGAGGTTCGAATCCTCTCACTCCGACCATCCGGTCAAAATGCCGTGCGGTCCCGGTGGCCC
This genomic interval from Acidiphilium multivorum AIU301 contains the following:
- a CDS encoding penicillin-binding protein 1A; this translates as MSRPLKAGERLAKSDSRRRAGPTPPKRGGKPAPRKRPGLAGVAGGMFVRGLYRLALVGMVGGVLVGGGLFFYFSSGLPGVDRLRHYEPPLETRIYAENFRLIGALGTQHRIYVPYDRIPPLVADAFIAAEDKNFWTEPGIDPLAIVRAGVVDLTRIGSHERPLGASTITMQVVKNMLLDNRIDFTRKIKEAILAVRVNRAMSKKQILTLYLNEIFLGQDSWGVAAAAQAYFDKPLSQLTVAEAAMLGGLPKAPTNYNPFLHPKRARDRRDWVIGQMQADGFITAAQAREALAAPLVPKAAAGPASIPGAGYFVGAVETQLVRMFGRKTAMEGGLIVRTSLDPKLQAAATRAMRDRLVSYDHEFGVYHGPVGHIGAGELAAGWARALARQDTPKGLIASWRLGVVISETAQRARIGWLDGDSPSEAHTGTLTLAAIQWGRPMIHGRPGPLLRNMAQMLKPGDVIMIEPKPDKGGTVSLEQVPKVEGAMLSLDPQTGRVLAMVGGWSNRLSPYNRAIQAHRQPGSSVKPFDYLTAMQAGVQPDATILDAPFIQRLSDGQIYRPGNYENSFQGPVPVFYAIQESLNLATLHLVRRVGLPNVIANFKKFGVVKHAPLIYPAAIGALDTTLWRMVRGYAALDEYGRKVQPSLIDSVTAPDGHILYQAPDQSCANCMDGSAQQPPILNRPGARLANPDSVYQVIMMMRNVAEYGTGVPAVKGLKRPIAGKTGTTNNFNDAWFIGFVPQMVTGCWIGFDKPRDLGVNQTGGNVCGPAWNQYMKVALKNQPVIPFKPPPGITLHKVTFRDETVEEAFKPGQTPGAQSNPGLVADDPLNLGGAFANTTPSTGSHDFSPAPDGQTPSGGAPAPSGNVDKSLGGLY